Proteins from a single region of Primulina tabacum isolate GXHZ01 chromosome 5, ASM2559414v2, whole genome shotgun sequence:
- the LOC142547774 gene encoding serine/threonine-protein kinase PBL27-like, which yields MGCFPCFGSSKEEGCDNNNGIKEVAKESVKEGLAAQSNSHLKGVSSDKSKSRIGNESKKETAIAKEPIAHIAAQTFTFRELAAATKNFRPECLLGEGGFGRVYKGRLESTCQVVAVKQLDRNGLQGNREFLVEVLMLSLLHHQNLVNLIGYCADGDQRLLVYEYMPFGSLEDHLHDLQPDKEPLDWNTRMKIAAGAAKGLEYLHDKANPPVIYRDLKSSNILLDEGFFPKLSDFGLAKLGPVGDKTHVSTRVMGTYGYCAPEYAMTGQLTLKSDVYSFGVVFLEIITGRKAIDNTKGAGENNLVAWARPLFKDRRKFPKMADPLLQGRYPIRGLYQALAVAAMCLQEQAATRPLIGDVVTALTYLASQSYDPNAPVSQGNKIGPSRPTTRLRADQRSISDGTDNLDESTTQGSPSSHKNSPNLRKREFNNGAELRRVETGCGSGRKWGLEESEQPDSQRNSPGGKARETPRNRDLDRERAVAEAKVWGENWRERKRMNE from the exons ATGGGGTGTTTTCCTTGTTTTGGATCATCAAAAGAAGAAGGGTGTGATAATAACAATGGAATTAAGGAAGTTGCTAAGGAGTCTGTTAAAGAAGGACTAGCAGCTCAGTCTAACAGTCATTTGAAGGGAGTTAGCTCTG ATAAATCAAAATCACGGATTGGCAATGAGTCTAAGAAGGAAACTGCCATTGCCAAAGAGCCAATAGCCCATATTGCTGCACAAACATTTACTTTCCGTGAACTTGCTGCAGCCACAAAGAACTTTAGACCAGAGTGTTTGCTTGGTGAAGGTGGTTTTGGACGTGTTTATAAAGGTCGACTGGAAAGCACATGCCAG GTGGTTGCGGTGAAACAGCTTGACAGGAATGGCCTTCAAGGGAATAGAGAATTTTTGGTGGAGGTTCTTATGCTTAGCCTCTTACACCATCAAAACCTTGTCAATTTAATTGGATATTGTGCTGATGGCGACCAACGGCTTCTTGTTTATGAGTACATGCCATTTGGATCGCTAGAGGACCATTTACATG ATCTTCAACCAGATAAAGAACCATTGGACTGGAATACAAGAATGAAGATCGCTGCTGGTGCAGCAAAGGGGTTGGAGTATTTGCATGACAAAGCGAATCCCCCGGTTATATACAGAGACTTAAAATCTTCAAATATTCTCCTCGATGAAGGATTCTTCCCCAAGTTATCAGATTTTGGACTTGCAAAACTCGGACCTGTTGGGGATAAAACACATGTCTCAACGAGGGTGATGGGGACTTATGGTTATTGTGCTCCTGAATATGCCATGACCGGCCAACTTACACTGAAGTCTGACGTGTACAGTTTTGGAGTTGTATTTCTCGAAATCATCACCGGCCGAAAGGCTATTGACAACACCAAGGGAGCGGGGGAGAATAATCTTGTCGCATGG GCAAGGCCTCTTTTCAAAGATCGAAGAAAGTTTCCGAAAATGGCTGATCCTCTGTTGCAAGGTCGATATCCAATTCGTGGGCTTTATCAAGCATTGGCAGTAGCAGCCATGTGCTTGCAAGAGCAAGCTGCCACAAGACCTCTCATCGGAGACGTCGTGACCGCTTTGACTTATTTAGCATCCCAAAGTTACGATCCTAATGCACCCGTCTCACAAGGTAACAAGATCGGTCCATCTAGACCCACAACCAGACTCCGGGCTGACCAGAGGAGTATATCTGATGGAACTGATAACCTAGATGAGTCCACCACCCAGGGTTCCCCATCCAGTCATAAAAACTCCCCCAATTTGAGAAAGAGGGAGTTCAACAACGGGGCAGAGTTGAGAAGGGTCGAAACTGGATGTGGGTCAGGTCGTAAATGGGGTTTGGAAGAATCAGAACAACCCGATTCTCAGAGAAATAGCCCTGGTGGCAAGGCAAGGGAGACTCCAAGAAACCGGGACTTAGACAGGGAACGTGCAGTTGCTGAGGCCAAAGTTTGGGGTGAGAATTGGAGGGAAAGAAAGCGCATGAACGAATGA
- the LOC142545048 gene encoding E3 ubiquitin-protein ligase MIEL1, whose product MLMEGASKDRLTFGKMGYGCKHYRRRCKIRTPCCNEVYDCRHCHNEAANMLRNVFDRHEMVRYDVKQVICSVCDTEQPVARVCTNCGVNMGEYFCEVCKFFDDDIDKGLFHCDDCGICRIGGRENFFHCNKCGSCYSVSLRNNHLCVENSMRHHCPICYEYLFDSLKDTAVMKCGHTMHCECYHEMIKREKYCCPICSRSIMDMSRAWEMIDEEIEATVMPDEYRHKKVWILCNDCNDTTEVNFHIIGQKCSHCGSYNTRTIAPPVLPQ is encoded by the exons ATGCTTATGGAAGGCGCCTCGAAAGATCGCCTAACTTTTGGGAAGATGGGCTATGG GTGCAAGCATTATAGAAGAAGATGCAAGATTCGAACTCCATGCTGCAACGAGGTCTATGATTGTCGCCACTGCCACAATGAAGCAGCG AATATGCTGCGTAATGTTTTTGATCGCCATGAAATGGTCCGGTACGATGTGAAGCAA GTTATTTGTTCTGTTTGTGACACAGAGCAGCCC GTTGCGCGTGTTTGTACAAATTGTGGCGTAAACATGGGAGAATACTTTTGCGAAGTGtgcaaattttttgatgatgaT ATAGACAAAGGACTATTTCATTGCGATGACTGTGGAATCTGCAG AATTGGTGGTCGCGAGAACTTCTTTCACTGCAACAAATGTG GGTCTTGTTATTCGGTTAGTTTACGGAACAATCACTTGTGCGTGGAGAACTCCATGAGGCATCATTGTCCAATATGCTACGAG TATCTGTTCGACTCATTGAAAGACACGGCTGTCATGAAATGTGGACACACGATGCATTGTGAATGTTACCATGAGATGATAAAGCGTGAGAA GTACTGCTGCCCAATATGCTCAAGATCCATCATGGATATGTCCCGAGCATGGGAGATGATAGATGAGGAG ATTGAAGCAACTGTCATGCCAGATGAATACAGACACAAGAAG GTTTGGATTCTTTGTAACGACTGCAACGACACTACCGAGGTTAACTTCCACATAATTGGCCAAAAATGCAGCCATTGTGGATCATACAATACACGCACAATCGCGCCTCCAGTTCTCCCACAGTAA